A stretch of the Xiphias gladius isolate SHS-SW01 ecotype Sanya breed wild chromosome 19, ASM1685928v1, whole genome shotgun sequence genome encodes the following:
- the unm_hu7912 gene encoding apical junction component 1 homolog, with protein sequence MTRTHPPDLLASTLYRNITLNPITDHSISLYSSRECDLKMIDKPEIINKRHCRSFDFIESLDDPQSFSSSMEYPYKRTEHQTLNKDLMWNGLDQQGHLRFSSPDLFNTRQFQQHTSQDKTSHLIWSDSKKRTRSKSAPRIKATLTPVPISVSPPGARKGRDALQAASDTLRTSETHREAYSSNRAFLNEVHPIKLQPHSPLYVSDCFEEDKPDKPAITPHVRCRVDIKPDAAVLQHTSRQVPNVRTEHLWQRYSQASSSRGLYVPRQVVSSPTPTPSECYSGDFRQGYHYTTRMSPISYQHLDMRRMPSSTAPYLSQEQRAYSNPNIPTKFFYTEDPVRYPVHPYSRAYFQDDRSSLTSHGSTMTSQYDPRTRWVHTLPVRSYYTDNLSNRDPAHSVYTRPYSTSEAGSYFSQTPLSRSYYGEEDRFNPYHMSSSRLFYSKPFSSPGEQHFPTRPYHTEGCRRPQMSQAFSDDWYRSSISGYSNQSSQHTPPRARPDPSVPPWFTSSCVETSRLGAEAKNHSKSWDNILYPRQDREQLVPRGRSYENLFYQARHGAPSDVMSQPVILNLSSSPRRYAALSLSENSLERGSSNPWKNTKSGHWFVTPEITITDNDICAANTKRRDLHSVSWDTLDGEKTTSPRVLHQKQPSTTADITKDKKHNNFSLQQSLEQLDELLADLVVDYKPPTSRKSSEDLLVHLKQLITEDDDKHRGSSGLENLGCLNKQLLSSKSSPDAIKDPDSGFDALQRSAEECSPDHSTDEDDTMVCANRKCKRIENMFNACLYFKSCHSCYTFYCSRNCRRDDWETHKETCLYGRVSSVCRHTLKFCRENSEIHKAFSRIAKAGYLSRGRGVLFLGFANPETADNFLQVGLESLLMSPTYLSLRELDGFKDNLGEYCKELQTAGNEYDPNECFLLNVSIAVGELVPNRPSPRVQAPTVRKYAKVSLASSSPDKKVLKKDSEMETLILTPPPGTPDIDKEGEEGRKAREVCFVNIQRELRTRGVFLRHEYPKIYNQLCEFVETNKRFTPTTIYPIDKRTGKQFMCMIMAASEPRTLDWVGTPHLLDDII encoded by the coding sequence AGAGATCATCAACAAAAGACACTGCCGTAGCTTTGACTTCATTGAATCACTGGATGACCCGCAGTCCTTCTCTTCCTCAATGGAGTACCCTTACAAGAGGACGGAGCATCAGACATTAAACAAAGATCTAATGTGGAATGGACTAGATCAACAGGGGCATCTTCGCTTTTCATCTCCTGATCTGTTTAACACCAGGCAGTTCCAGCAGCACACCAGCCAAGACAAAACGAGCCATCTTATATGGTCGGATTCTAAAAAGAGAACAAGATCTAAAAGTGCTCCAAGAATTAAGGCCACCCTCACTCCTGTGCCCATCTCAGTATCTCCTCCCGGAGCCAGGAAGGGGAGGGATGCACTTCAGGCTGCGTCAGATACCTTGAGGACTTCTGAAACACATCGAGAAGCCTACTCCTCAAACAGGGCCTTTTTGAATGAGGTGCATCCTATCAAACTGCAGCCTCATTCTCCCCTCTATGTCTCAGACTGTTTTGAGGAGGACAAACCAGATAAACCAGCCATAACCCCTCATGTCAGGTGCCGTGTGGACATTAAACCAGATGCTGCTGTACTGCAGCACACATCTAGGCAGGTTCCCAATGTAAGGACTGAGCATCTTTGGCAGAGATACTCCCAGGCCAGTAGCAGTAGAGGTTTGTATGTACCACGGCAGGTTGTCTCCTCGCCAACGCCCACTCCAAGCGAATGCTACAGTGGAGATTTTAGACAAGGATACCATTACACCACCAGAATGTCTCCCATCTCTTACCAGCATCTAGACATGCGTAGAATGCCATCTTCAACAGCACCATATCTGAGTCAAGAACAAAGAGCTTACTCAAATCCTAACATACCAACCAAATTTTTCTATACAGAGGACCCTGTTCGGTATCCAGTCCATCCCTATTCTAGAGCATACTTTCAGGATGACCGGTCCAGTTTAACCAGCCATGGTAGTACAATGACTAGTCAATATGATCCAAGGACTCGATGGGTGCACACCCTTCCCGTCAGGTCCTATTACACAGACAACTTATCCAACCGAGACCCAGCACACTCTGTATATACTAGGCCTTACTCCACAAGTGAGGCAGGATCATACTTTTCTCAAACTCCATTGTCTAGATCTTACTATGGAGAGGAAGACCGGTTCAATCCGTACCATATGAGTAGCTCAAGGCTGTTTTATTCCAAACCGTTCAGCTCTCCTGGGGAGCAGCACTTTCCAACAAGGCCATATCATACAGAGGGTTGTCGACGCCCTCAAATGTCCCAGGCCTTTTCAGATGACTGGTATCGCTCGAGTATATCTGGTTACTCTAACCAGTCCTCTCAGCACACACCACCAAGAGCAAGGCCAGACCCCAGTGTACCCCCGTGGTTTACTAGCAGCTGTGTCGAGACAAGTAGACTAGGAGCAGAGGCCAAAAACCACTCCAAGTCTTGGGACAATATTCTATATCCACGGCAGGACAGAGAGCAATTAGTGCCTCGTGGACGAAGCTATGAAAACCTGTTTTACCAAGCAAGGCATGGAGCACCCTCTGATGTTATGTCTCAACCTGTTATACTTAACCTTTCAAGTTCGCCAAGGCGCTACGCTGCACTGTCACTCTCCGAAAACTCACTGGAGAGGGGCTCAAGCAATCCGTGGAAGAATACCAAGAGCGGACACTGGTTTGTAACACCTGAGATCACCATAACAGACAATGACATATGTGCAGCCAACACCAAGCGTCGTGATTTGCACTCTGTCAGCTGGGATACGTTGGACGGTGAAAAGACAACATCTCCGAGAGTACTGCATCAGAAGCAGCCATCCACCACAGCAGACATAACCAAAGACAAGAAACACAACAACTTCTCCCTCCAGCAGAGTCTAGAGCAACTGGATGAACTCTTAGCTGATTTGGTTGTTGATTACAAACCACCAACTAGCAGAAAGTCAAGTGAAGACCTTTTGGTCCACCTAAAACAGTTAATAACTGAAGACGATGACAAACACAGAGGCTCTTCTGGACTTGAAAACTTAGGATGTCTGAATAAACAGCTCCTGTCCTCTAAATCCAGCCCTGACGCAATTAAAGACCCTGATAGTGGGTTTGATGCCTTACAAAGGAGTGCAGAAGAATGTTCTCCAGACCACAGCACAGATGAAGACGACACTATGGTTTGTGCTAACAGGAAGTGCAAGCGGATTGAGAATATGTTCAACGCCTGCTTATACTTCAAATCATGTCACAGTTGCTACACCTTTTACTGCTCACGAAACTGCCGCAGGGATGACTGGGAAACCCATAAAGAGACCTGTCTATATGGTCGTGTCAGCAGTGTGTGTCGACACACTCTTAAGTTCTGCAGAGAGAATTCAGAGATCCACAAAGCCTTCTCTCGCATTGCTAAAGCTGGCTACCTCTCCAGAGGGAGAGGTGTTCTCTTTCTTGGTTTTGCTAATCCAGAGACAGCTGACAACTTCCTGCAAGTTGGGCTCGAGAGCCTCCTCATGTCTCCCACATACTTATCTCTCAGAGAGCTGGATGGCTTCAAGGACAACCTAGGTGAATACTGCAAGGAACTGCAGACGGCAGGTAATGAGTACGACCCGAATGAATGTTTCCTTCTGAATGTATCCATAGCTGTTGGTGAACTAGTGCCTAATAGACCTTCACCAAGGGTCCAAGCACCAACAGTTCGAAAATATGCAAAGGTGTCCTTGGCTTCCTCAAGCCCCGACAAAAAGGTACTCAAGAAGGATAGTGAAATGGAAACGCTCATCCTCACTCCGCCTCCAGGCACACCAGACATTGacaaggagggggaggagggaagaaaagccAGAGAGGTGTGCTTTGTCAATATCCAGCGTGAGCTCAGGACCAGGGGAGTCTTCCTTCGTCACGAGTACCCCAAAATCTATAATCAGCTGTGTGAGTTTGTGGAGACCAACAAAAGGTTCACTCCTACTACGATTTATCCAATAGATAAGAGAACAGGGAAACAGTTTATGTGCATGATCATGGCTGCATCTGAGCCAAGAACACTGGACTGGGTGGGTACCCCTCATCTCTTGGATGACATTATATAG